Proteins from a genomic interval of Hemicordylus capensis ecotype Gifberg chromosome 14, rHemCap1.1.pri, whole genome shotgun sequence:
- the LOC128337276 gene encoding protein S100-A2-like, translating to MEGMQTLGQALGVLVCTFQHYCRKEGDRSTLSKGELRELLENELPSLRTLQIKDGALEELMALLDTNKDNQVDFEEYIRFVAAACTFFHDFFRDAPAVQPRVQ from the exons ATGGAGGGAATGCAGACGCTGGGGCAGGCGCTGGGGGTGCTGGTGTGCACTTTCCAGCACTACTGCCGGAAAGAAGGCGACAGATCCACTCTCAGCAAAGGAGAACTGCGGGAGCTTTTGGAAAATGAGCTCCCCAGTCTGAGAACT CTACAAATCAAAGACGGAGCCCTTGAGGAGCTGATGGCACTGCTGGATACCAACAAGGACAACCAAGTCGACTTTGAAGAGTACATCCGCTTTGTGGCTGCGGCTTGCACCTTCTTCCACGACTTCTTCCGGGATGCGCCTGCGGTCCAGCCGCGGGTGCAGTAA